Proteins from a genomic interval of Ramlibacter algicola:
- a CDS encoding catalase: MPKSTKTPPKPASRAAAKSASRNTDSGPSSVTGAMLDAPARKMVQVQDLAAAMPHNPTKPAEHGFANGVKPQTGATAEPASRLPTGSTLSETNANDKAGTLADEGRNPLVDPLDRVRVDSTGQVLTTNQGVRVADNQNSLKYGVRGPALLEDFILREKITHFDHERIPERIVHARGSGAHGVFECYEPLTDITMAAPFQAAGKKTPVFVRFSTVQGERGSKDTARDVRGFAVKFYTDEGNWDLVGNNIPVFFIQDAMKFPDLVHAVKPEPHHQMPQAASAHDTFWDFVSLMPESTHMLMWVMSDRAIPRSFATMQGFGVHTFRMVNAQGESVFVKFHWSPIAGTHSLVWDEAVKISGADPDYHRRDLWERIEAGAYPEYELALQVFTEEQAEQFSFDILDATKIIPEELVPLRPVGRMVLNRNPDNFFAETEQVAFCTAHVVPGIDFSNDPLLAGRIHSYVDTQISRLGGPNFHEIPINAPVAPVHNNQRDGFHRQAIPRGRVAYEPNSLAGGCPFQAGAMQQGFVSVPARIRADDDQGKVRAKPEKFADHYTQAKLFFESQTPVEQDHIANAFRFELSKVTVPAVRERMVAGLLNVSGWLAKKVATGLGIDPLPEPLPLAMPDPAEPEVERSPALSLLARPGDGSLKGRKVALLVAPGVHGASLTAVQQALVAEGAVARLVGTRIGRMPTVDGESLDADASLENEPGFLFDALVLPDGEEGVAALAQDGHTMEFIKDQFRHCKTILSIGSSHLLMARAGLPMVLDKSYEQGGTGLVFTDVANARTGAATFIEAMRKHRHFGREMDPPLM, from the coding sequence ATGCCCAAGTCCACCAAGACCCCTCCCAAGCCTGCCAGTCGCGCCGCCGCGAAATCGGCGTCCCGCAACACCGACAGCGGGCCCAGCAGCGTCACGGGTGCGATGCTCGATGCACCGGCCAGGAAGATGGTGCAGGTGCAGGACCTGGCGGCAGCCATGCCGCACAACCCCACCAAGCCGGCCGAGCACGGGTTCGCCAATGGCGTGAAGCCGCAGACTGGCGCCACGGCCGAGCCAGCCTCGCGGCTGCCCACCGGCAGCACGCTGTCGGAGACCAATGCGAACGACAAGGCGGGCACGCTGGCGGACGAGGGGCGCAATCCGCTGGTCGATCCGCTGGACCGCGTGCGGGTCGATTCCACCGGCCAGGTGCTCACGACCAACCAGGGCGTGCGGGTCGCGGACAACCAGAACTCGCTGAAGTACGGCGTGCGCGGCCCCGCGCTGCTGGAGGACTTCATCCTGCGCGAGAAGATCACGCACTTCGACCACGAGCGCATCCCGGAGCGCATCGTGCACGCCCGCGGCTCCGGCGCGCACGGCGTGTTCGAGTGCTACGAGCCGCTCACCGACATCACCATGGCCGCGCCGTTCCAGGCCGCGGGCAAGAAGACCCCGGTGTTCGTGCGCTTTTCCACCGTGCAGGGCGAGCGCGGCTCCAAGGACACGGCGCGCGACGTGCGCGGCTTCGCCGTCAAGTTCTACACCGACGAGGGCAACTGGGACCTGGTGGGCAACAACATCCCGGTGTTCTTCATCCAGGACGCGATGAAGTTTCCCGACCTCGTGCACGCCGTCAAGCCCGAGCCGCACCACCAGATGCCGCAGGCGGCCAGCGCGCACGACACGTTCTGGGATTTCGTGTCGCTGATGCCCGAGTCCACGCACATGCTGATGTGGGTGATGAGCGACCGCGCCATCCCACGCAGCTTCGCCACCATGCAGGGCTTCGGCGTGCATACCTTCCGCATGGTCAACGCGCAAGGCGAGTCGGTGTTCGTCAAGTTCCACTGGTCGCCCATCGCGGGCACGCATTCGCTGGTGTGGGACGAGGCGGTGAAGATCTCCGGCGCCGACCCGGACTACCACCGGCGCGACCTCTGGGAACGCATCGAGGCCGGTGCCTACCCCGAGTACGAACTCGCGCTGCAGGTGTTCACCGAGGAGCAGGCCGAGCAGTTCAGCTTCGACATCCTCGACGCCACGAAGATCATCCCCGAGGAGCTGGTGCCATTGCGGCCGGTCGGGCGCATGGTCCTGAACCGCAATCCCGACAACTTCTTCGCCGAGACCGAGCAGGTCGCGTTCTGCACCGCGCACGTCGTGCCGGGCATCGACTTCAGCAACGACCCGCTGCTGGCGGGCCGCATCCACTCCTACGTCGACACGCAGATCTCGCGCCTGGGCGGCCCCAACTTCCACGAGATCCCGATCAACGCGCCGGTCGCGCCGGTGCACAACAACCAGCGCGACGGCTTCCACCGCCAGGCGATCCCGCGCGGGCGTGTCGCCTACGAGCCCAACTCGCTGGCCGGCGGCTGCCCGTTCCAGGCCGGCGCGATGCAGCAGGGGTTCGTCTCGGTGCCCGCGCGCATCCGCGCCGACGACGACCAGGGCAAGGTGCGCGCCAAGCCGGAGAAGTTCGCCGACCACTACACGCAGGCGAAGCTGTTCTTCGAGAGCCAGACGCCGGTGGAGCAGGACCACATCGCCAATGCATTCCGGTTCGAGCTGTCCAAGGTCACCGTGCCGGCGGTGCGCGAGCGCATGGTGGCTGGGCTCCTGAACGTGTCCGGGTGGCTGGCGAAGAAGGTGGCGACCGGGCTGGGCATCGACCCGCTCCCCGAGCCGTTGCCGCTGGCCATGCCCGACCCCGCCGAGCCGGAGGTGGAGCGCTCGCCTGCGCTGTCGCTGCTGGCCCGGCCGGGGGACGGATCGCTCAAAGGGCGCAAGGTGGCGCTGCTCGTCGCGCCAGGGGTGCATGGCGCGTCACTCACGGCCGTCCAACAGGCGCTCGTGGCCGAAGGGGCGGTTGCGCGCCTGGTGGGCACCCGCATCGGCCGCATGCCGACGGTGGACGGCGAGTCGCTCGACGCCGATGCGTCGCTGGAAAACGAACCAGGCTTCCTGTTCGACGCGCTCGTCCTGCCGGACGGCGAGGAGGGCGTCGCGGCGCTCGCGCAGGACGGCCACACGATGGAGTTCATCAAGGACCAGTTCCGGCATTGCAAGACCATCCTGTCGATCGGCTCCTCCCACCTGCTGATGGCCCG
- a CDS encoding MOSC domain-containing protein, whose product MAARVVAVHRSSSHSFSKFAEDAIRLVEGLGVEGDAHAGSTVKHRSRVRRDPSQPNLRQVHLLHAELFDELLPRGFAVWPGEMGENVTTRGVDLLALPTGTLLQFGAGAQVELTGLRNPCSQIDRFQPGLMQAVLDRDAHGALVRKSGVMAVVRRGGEVRADDPIEVILPTGKLRPLEPV is encoded by the coding sequence ATGGCGGCGCGTGTCGTCGCCGTCCACCGCAGCAGCAGCCACAGCTTCAGCAAGTTCGCCGAGGACGCGATCCGGCTCGTCGAAGGGCTGGGGGTCGAGGGCGACGCGCATGCGGGTTCGACGGTGAAGCACCGTTCGCGCGTGCGCCGCGATCCCTCGCAGCCGAACCTGAGGCAGGTGCACCTGCTGCACGCCGAGCTGTTCGACGAGCTGCTGCCACGCGGCTTCGCGGTGTGGCCCGGCGAGATGGGCGAGAACGTCACGACGCGCGGCGTCGACCTGCTCGCGCTGCCTACCGGCACCCTCCTGCAGTTCGGCGCCGGCGCGCAGGTGGAACTCACCGGCCTGCGCAACCCGTGTTCGCAGATCGACAGGTTCCAGCCCGGCTTGATGCAGGCCGTGCTCGATCGCGATGCGCACGGCGCGCTGGTGCGCAAGTCGGGCGTGATGGCCGTCGTGCGTCGGGGCGGCGAGGTGCGCGCCGACGACCCGATCGAGGTGATCCTGCCGACGGGCAAGTTGAGGCCTCTCGAGCCGGTCTGA
- the glmM gene encoding phosphoglucosamine mutase yields the protein MSRTYFGTDGIRGTVGQAPITPDFVLRLAHAVGRVLKRTEERPTVLIGKDTRISGYMLESALESGFNSAGVDVVLLGPLPTPGVAYLTRAQRASLGVVISASHNPYADNGIKFFSAQGTKLPDSWEQAVEAALDEPPVWVDSASLGKARRLDDAAGRYIEFCKSTFSNDLTLKGLSLVVDAANGAAYHIAPKVFHELGAEIHCIGCNPDGLNINKGFGATHPEALVKAVREQGADFGIALDGDADRLQMVDGDGRLFNGDELLYLMVADRQASGERVPGAVGTLMTNMAVELALRARDVEFVRAKVGDRYVLEELERRGWLLGGEGSGHLLALDKHTTGDGLISALQVLKASVRRGCSLGHLLEGVRLYPQTLVNVRLQAGQDWKQSRGLAQAQMELEQQLSGRGRILIRPSGTEPVVRVMVEAEDEKLARNGAESLAAAIKAG from the coding sequence ATGAGCAGGACTTACTTCGGCACCGACGGCATCCGCGGCACCGTGGGCCAGGCGCCCATCACCCCGGACTTCGTGCTGCGCCTCGCGCATGCCGTCGGTCGCGTGCTCAAGCGCACCGAGGAACGGCCCACGGTCCTCATCGGCAAGGACACCCGCATCTCCGGCTACATGCTGGAGAGCGCGCTGGAATCGGGCTTCAACTCCGCCGGCGTCGACGTCGTGCTGCTCGGCCCGCTGCCGACGCCGGGCGTCGCGTACCTCACGCGCGCGCAACGCGCGAGCCTGGGCGTCGTGATCAGCGCCAGCCACAACCCGTACGCCGACAACGGCATCAAGTTCTTCAGCGCGCAGGGCACCAAGCTGCCCGATTCGTGGGAGCAGGCGGTCGAGGCGGCCCTCGACGAGCCGCCGGTGTGGGTCGACTCCGCCAGCCTGGGCAAGGCGCGCCGCCTCGACGACGCTGCGGGACGTTACATCGAGTTCTGCAAGAGCACGTTCTCGAACGACCTCACGCTCAAGGGCCTGTCGCTGGTCGTCGACGCGGCCAACGGGGCCGCGTACCACATCGCGCCGAAGGTGTTCCACGAGCTCGGCGCCGAGATCCACTGCATCGGCTGCAATCCGGACGGCCTCAACATCAACAAGGGCTTCGGCGCGACGCATCCGGAAGCGCTGGTGAAGGCGGTGCGAGAGCAGGGCGCCGACTTCGGCATCGCGCTCGACGGCGACGCCGACCGCCTGCAGATGGTCGACGGCGACGGCCGCCTGTTCAACGGCGACGAGCTGCTGTACCTCATGGTCGCGGACCGCCAGGCCAGCGGCGAGCGCGTCCCCGGTGCGGTCGGCACGCTCATGACCAACATGGCGGTCGAACTGGCGCTGCGCGCGCGCGACGTCGAGTTCGTGCGCGCCAAGGTCGGCGACCGCTACGTGCTGGAAGAACTGGAGCGCCGCGGCTGGCTGCTGGGCGGCGAAGGCTCGGGCCACCTGCTGGCCCTGGACAAGCACACCACGGGCGACGGCCTGATCAGCGCGTTGCAGGTGCTGAAAGCCAGCGTGCGGCGCGGCTGCAGCCTCGGGCACCTGCTCGAAGGCGTGCGCCTCTACCCACAGACGCTGGTCAACGTGCGCCTGCAGGCCGGCCAGGACTGGAAGCAGAGCCGCGGCCTGGCGCAGGCGCAGATGGAGCTCGAGCAGCAGCTCTCGGGCCGCGGCCGCATCCTGATCCGCCCGAGCGGCACCGAACCCGTCGTGCGCGTGATGGTCGAGGCCGAGGACGAGAAACTCGCGCGCAACGGCGCCGAGTCGCTGGCGGCCGCGATCAAGGCCGGCTGA
- the folP gene encoding dihydropteroate synthase codes for MHWQTARQRIDLSRPRVMGIVNLTPDSFSDGGRLADVPAALAYCERLLREGADILDLGAESTRPGSPPVPADEELRRLLPVLREAVKLGAPVSVDTSKAEVMREALDAGADIVNDIWALRQPGALDAVAAHPACGVCLMHMHGEPRTMQLAPMQGDATAQVAAFLQERAGAVRARGVAAERIVLDPGVGFGKTPAQNFGLLSAQRGLLELGYPLLVGWSRKSSLGQATGLSAGERLVPSVAAALLAVERGARVVRVHDVKDTVAALQVWRAASQDIGKDMA; via the coding sequence ATGCACTGGCAGACCGCGCGGCAGCGCATCGACCTGTCGCGCCCCCGCGTGATGGGTATCGTCAACCTGACGCCCGATTCCTTCTCGGACGGCGGCCGGCTGGCGGACGTGCCCGCGGCGCTCGCGTACTGCGAGCGGCTGCTGCGCGAGGGCGCCGACATCCTCGACCTGGGCGCGGAATCAACCCGGCCGGGGTCGCCGCCGGTGCCCGCCGACGAGGAATTGCGCCGGCTGCTGCCGGTGCTGCGCGAAGCGGTGAAGCTGGGCGCGCCGGTGTCGGTCGACACGTCGAAGGCCGAAGTGATGCGCGAGGCGCTGGACGCCGGCGCCGACATCGTCAACGACATCTGGGCGCTGCGGCAGCCGGGCGCATTGGACGCCGTCGCGGCGCATCCGGCGTGCGGCGTCTGCCTGATGCACATGCACGGCGAGCCGCGCACGATGCAGCTGGCGCCCATGCAAGGCGACGCCACCGCGCAGGTGGCCGCGTTCCTGCAGGAGCGCGCCGGTGCGGTGCGTGCCCGCGGCGTCGCCGCCGAACGCATCGTGCTCGACCCCGGCGTGGGGTTCGGCAAGACGCCGGCGCAGAACTTCGGCCTGCTGAGCGCGCAGCGCGGGCTGCTGGAGCTGGGCTACCCGCTGCTGGTGGGCTGGTCGCGCAAGTCGTCGCTGGGGCAGGCCACCGGCCTGTCCGCCGGTGAGCGGCTGGTGCCCAGCGTCGCGGCGGCACTGCTGGCCGTCGAGCGCGGTGCAAGGGTCGTGCGCGTGCACGACGTGAAGGACACGGTGGCGGCGCTGCAGGTGTGGCGCGCCGCGAGCCAGGACATTGGGAAGGACATGGCATGA
- the ftsH gene encoding ATP-dependent zinc metalloprotease FtsH — protein MNNQWFSKIAVWLVIALVLFTVFKQFDSRGAAGASPVAYSDFLDQVRNKQIKKAEIQEGQAGGTQIIAETLDGGKVRTTATYLDRGLVGDLVNNGVKFDVKPREEGSLLMTLLVSWGPMLLLIGVWIYFMRQMQGGGKGGAFSFGKSKARMLDENNNQVTFADVAGCDEAKEETKEVVDFLKDPQKFQKLGGRIPRGLLLVGPPGTGKTLLAKAIAGEAKVPFFSISGSDFVEMFVGVGAARVRDMFENAKKNAPCIIFIDEIDAVGRQRGAGLGGGNDEREQTLNQMLVEMDGFETNLGVIVIAATNRPDILDAALLRPGRFDRQVYVQLPDIRGREQILNVHMRKIPIGQDVNASIIARGTPGMSGADLANLCNEAALMAARRNARVVEMQDFEKAKDKIFMGPERKSAVMDAEELKNTAYHEAGHAIVMLNLPKHDPVHKVTIMPRGRALGVTFYLPEKDRYSQDKEYMLSNIASLFGGRIAEEVFMHQMTTGASNDFERATSIARDMVMRYGMSDVMGPMVYADNEGEVFLGRSVTKTTNISEQTMQKVDQEVRRIIDEQYALARRIIEEQRDKVEAITKALLEWETIDREQLDDIMAGRDPRPPKDFTPRTPPSGSGGTPVVTDPSPSAA, from the coding sequence TTGAACAATCAGTGGTTTTCCAAGATCGCCGTCTGGCTCGTCATCGCGCTCGTGCTGTTCACGGTGTTCAAGCAGTTCGACTCGCGCGGCGCCGCCGGCGCATCGCCGGTCGCGTACTCGGACTTCCTCGACCAGGTCCGCAACAAGCAGATCAAGAAGGCCGAGATCCAGGAAGGCCAGGCCGGGGGCACGCAGATCATCGCGGAGACCCTGGACGGCGGGAAGGTGCGCACCACGGCCACCTACCTCGATCGCGGCCTGGTCGGTGACCTGGTGAACAACGGCGTCAAGTTCGACGTCAAGCCGCGCGAGGAAGGCTCGCTGCTCATGACGCTGCTCGTGAGCTGGGGCCCGATGCTGCTGCTGATCGGCGTGTGGATCTACTTCATGCGCCAGATGCAGGGCGGCGGCAAGGGCGGCGCGTTCTCGTTCGGCAAGAGCAAGGCGCGCATGCTCGACGAGAACAACAACCAGGTCACCTTCGCCGACGTCGCGGGCTGCGACGAGGCCAAGGAGGAGACCAAGGAAGTCGTCGACTTCCTGAAGGACCCGCAGAAATTCCAGAAGCTGGGCGGGCGCATCCCGCGCGGCCTGCTGCTGGTCGGGCCCCCCGGCACCGGCAAGACCCTGCTGGCCAAGGCCATCGCCGGCGAGGCCAAGGTGCCGTTCTTCTCGATCTCCGGTTCCGACTTCGTCGAGATGTTCGTCGGCGTGGGCGCGGCCCGTGTGCGCGACATGTTCGAGAACGCCAAGAAGAACGCGCCTTGCATCATCTTCATCGACGAAATCGACGCGGTCGGCCGCCAGCGTGGCGCCGGCCTGGGCGGCGGCAACGACGAGCGCGAGCAGACCCTCAACCAGATGCTGGTCGAGATGGACGGCTTCGAGACCAACCTGGGCGTCATCGTCATCGCGGCCACCAACCGTCCCGACATCCTGGACGCGGCGCTGCTGCGCCCGGGCCGCTTCGACCGCCAGGTCTACGTGCAGCTGCCGGACATCCGCGGCCGCGAGCAGATCCTGAACGTCCACATGCGCAAGATCCCGATCGGCCAGGACGTCAACGCCAGCATCATCGCGCGCGGCACGCCCGGCATGTCGGGCGCCGACCTGGCCAACCTTTGCAACGAAGCCGCCCTGATGGCCGCCCGCCGCAACGCGCGCGTGGTGGAGATGCAGGACTTCGAGAAGGCCAAGGACAAGATCTTCATGGGCCCCGAGCGCAAGTCCGCCGTCATGGACGCGGAGGAGCTCAAGAACACGGCCTACCACGAGGCCGGGCACGCGATCGTGATGCTCAACCTGCCCAAGCACGACCCGGTGCACAAGGTGACCATCATGCCGCGCGGCCGCGCGCTGGGCGTCACCTTCTACCTGCCCGAGAAGGACCGCTACTCGCAGGACAAGGAATACATGCTGTCCAACATCGCCAGCCTGTTCGGCGGGCGCATCGCGGAAGAGGTGTTCATGCACCAGATGACCACCGGCGCCAGCAACGACTTCGAGCGCGCGACCAGCATCGCCCGCGACATGGTCATGCGCTACGGCATGTCCGACGTCATGGGCCCGATGGTCTACGCGGACAACGAGGGCGAGGTGTTCCTGGGCCGCTCGGTCACCAAGACCACCAACATCTCCGAGCAGACCATGCAGAAGGTCGACCAGGAGGTGCGCCGCATCATCGACGAGCAGTACGCCCTGGCGCGCCGCATCATCGAGGAGCAGCGCGACAAGGTGGAAGCCATCACCAAGGCCCTGCTCGAGTGGGAGACGATCGACCGCGAGCAGCTGGACGACATCATGGCCGGCCGCGACCCGCGCCCGCCCAAGGACTTCACGCCGCGCACGCCCCCGTCCGGTTCGGGTGGCACGCCGGTGGTCACGGACCCGTCGCCCAGCGCGGCCTGA
- a CDS encoding RlmE family RNA methyltransferase, producing MKVKTKSKKVNKSWLNDHVNDPWVKLAQKEGFRARAAYKLKEIDEAFGLIRPGHVVVDLGSAPGAWSQYVRRKLSPEGAAVGALDGTIVALDLLPMEPVEGVTFLQGDFREDAMLARLEEVLGGRKVDVVVSDMAPNLSGIASADAARISDLVELAVDFATRHLKPDGALVAKVFHGSGYSQLAHLFKETFRVAKPHKPKASRDKSSETFLVGVGLKRTG from the coding sequence ATGAAAGTCAAGACGAAAAGCAAGAAGGTCAACAAGTCCTGGTTGAACGACCACGTCAACGACCCCTGGGTGAAGCTGGCGCAGAAGGAGGGCTTCCGGGCCCGCGCGGCGTACAAGCTCAAGGAGATCGACGAGGCGTTCGGCCTGATCCGCCCCGGGCACGTGGTCGTCGACCTCGGCTCGGCGCCTGGCGCGTGGAGCCAGTACGTCCGCCGCAAGCTGTCGCCCGAGGGCGCCGCCGTGGGCGCGCTGGACGGCACCATCGTGGCGCTGGACCTGCTGCCGATGGAGCCCGTCGAGGGCGTCACCTTCCTGCAGGGCGACTTCCGCGAGGACGCCATGCTCGCCCGGCTGGAGGAGGTGCTCGGCGGCCGCAAGGTGGACGTCGTGGTCTCGGACATGGCGCCCAACCTGTCGGGCATCGCGTCGGCCGACGCCGCCCGCATCAGCGACCTGGTGGAGCTGGCCGTCGATTTCGCCACCCGGCACCTCAAGCCCGACGGCGCCCTGGTCGCCAAGGTGTTCCACGGCAGCGGCTACAGCCAGCTGGCGCACCTGTTCAAGGAAACTTTCCGGGTCGCCAAGCCTCACAAACCCAAGGCGTCGCGGGACAAGTCGTCGGAGACCTTCCTCGTCGGCGTAGGCCTGAAGCGCACCGGTTGA
- a CDS encoding YhbY family RNA-binding protein, which yields MPALELSIAERKAHRAEAHHLDPVVMVGNEGLTPSVVKETEAALNAHGLIKVRVLGDDREAREAVYQQLCDQLNAAPIQHIGKLLVLWRPKPEKIKEADEDRKPGPKDFKVLKYSKRGGQRPEVRSVRVLGNQRLTPGGQVKRAKPKQKSVKKGRLD from the coding sequence ATGCCTGCCCTCGAACTGTCCATCGCCGAACGCAAGGCGCACCGCGCCGAAGCCCACCACCTCGACCCCGTGGTGATGGTCGGCAACGAGGGCCTCACGCCTTCCGTCGTCAAGGAAACCGAAGCCGCGCTCAATGCCCACGGCCTGATCAAGGTGCGCGTGCTCGGCGACGACCGCGAAGCGCGCGAGGCGGTCTACCAGCAGCTGTGCGACCAGCTGAACGCCGCGCCGATCCAGCACATCGGCAAGCTGCTGGTGCTGTGGCGGCCGAAGCCGGAGAAGATCAAGGAAGCCGACGAGGACCGCAAGCCGGGCCCGAAGGACTTCAAGGTCCTGAAGTACAGCAAGCGCGGCGGCCAGCGGCCGGAGGTGCGAAGCGTGCGCGTGCTGGGCAACCAGCGCCTGACCCCCGGCGGCCAGGTCAAGCGCGCCAAGCCCAAGCAGAAGTCGGTCAAGAAGGGCCGGCTGGACTGA